One part of the Ignavibacteriales bacterium genome encodes these proteins:
- a CDS encoding ABC transporter six-transmembrane domain-containing protein yields the protein MNLLDLARRFRKGIFIALSLVVIEHVAWIIEPALFGKVIDALIDRASTEGPALQSLNVTPLFLWIIVFAVNSGTGVVRRIVDERIYLRIYAELATGVATGSQRKQYTVSKTVALTQLSEQYISFLQYRMPEIIDQIVSITGAVIALAAFDWRLSVACLTIILPLMQVTGVYTRKVSTLQKQYHDNFETTTDVFARQSVEEVKSYYARLTSLKQSIANWGAFNFGIMRLALLVIFIAVLYISIDLDNFSTGAIYSIVAYIWTFITTSEYIPELLESWTSLKDISRRLKEGGE from the coding sequence ATGAACCTTCTTGATCTGGCGCGGAGATTCCGAAAAGGAATTTTCATTGCCCTTTCCCTCGTCGTGATCGAGCACGTCGCGTGGATCATTGAACCTGCCTTGTTCGGTAAGGTGATCGATGCGTTGATCGATCGCGCGAGCACTGAGGGTCCCGCTCTCCAATCCCTGAACGTCACGCCCCTTTTTCTCTGGATCATCGTCTTTGCAGTCAATTCCGGTACGGGAGTAGTTCGACGCATCGTCGATGAGCGGATCTACCTCCGGATCTACGCCGAACTCGCAACCGGCGTGGCCACCGGCAGCCAAAGGAAGCAATACACGGTTTCGAAAACCGTCGCCCTCACTCAGCTGTCCGAGCAGTACATTTCTTTCCTCCAGTACCGCATGCCCGAGATAATCGATCAGATCGTGTCTATCACGGGGGCGGTCATTGCATTAGCGGCATTCGACTGGCGATTATCGGTGGCATGCCTTACGATCATCCTGCCGCTTATGCAGGTTACGGGTGTCTACACGCGGAAAGTGAGCACGCTTCAGAAGCAATATCACGACAACTTTGAGACCACGACTGATGTGTTCGCACGTCAAAGTGTGGAAGAGGTCAAATCCTACTATGCGAGGCTGACTTCCCTCAAGCAGAGCATCGCGAATTGGGGAGCGTTCAATTTTGGCATCATGAGACTTGCACTCCTGGTGATCTTCATCGCTGTACTCTACATCTCCATTGACCTCGACAACTTCAGCACTGGTGCGATCTATTCGATCGTCGCGTATATCTGGACCTTCATCACGACATCGGAATATATCCCTGAGCTCCTGGAGAGCTGGACATCACTCAAAGACATATCCCGAAGATTGAAGGAAGGGGGGGAATAG